The Triticum aestivum cultivar Chinese Spring chromosome 7B, IWGSC CS RefSeq v2.1, whole genome shotgun sequence genome window below encodes:
- the LOC123159249 gene encoding uncharacterized protein, protein MIGLPTIIQIRQKLATTNMPWLFFRLHTHTRYPSLDTDRRMRGDRGAAREGVQGSTAEPPACAGDRWRVGGRFWALATDDEEDAEDDGAEPPVESPPSPSPSDLICEFFNSGYSEEEVATTVDRVVPPEDLARAGLQAGDKVEIIRRIVHRKTSASALRPWKGPIPKVIFRATTLIRSWSLLTPTEARERLVTGAIRWETVARDIFSRFGWRSCNRIGN, encoded by the exons ATGATTGGCCTACCCACGATTATACAAATCAGACAGAAACTTGCTACTACCAACATGCCATGGTTGTTCTTCCGTCTTCACACACACACAAGGTACCCTAGCCTAGACACGGATAGGCGGATGAGAGGCGATCGCGGGGCCGCTCGTGAGGGCGTTCAGGGTTCAACGGCGGAACCGCCGGCTTGCGCTGGTGATCGGTGGCGGGTGGGGGGCAGATTCTGGGCGTTGGCGACTGATGACGAGGAGGACGCAGAAGACGATGGGGCGGAACCGCCGGTGGAGTCGCCGCCGTCACCTTCACCTTCCGATCTGATCTGCGAGTTCTTTAATTCCGGGTACTCCGAAGAGGAAGTGGCAACTACGGTGGATCGGGTTGTACCTCCGGAGGATCTGGCTCGTGCGGGGCTGCAGGCCGGCGACAAGGTTGAGATAATCCGTCGAATAGTTCATCGGAAGACGTCGGCTTCGGCGCTTCGGCCATGGAAAGGTCCAATACCCAAG gttatcttcagagccacGACACTTATCCGTtcctggtcgctactcactccgacggaggccagggagcgtttggttactggtgctatccgatgggagacggtagcacgggatatcttcagccggtttggatggcggtcatgtaataggataggcaattag